A single Vulpes lagopus strain Blue_001 chromosome 3, ASM1834538v1, whole genome shotgun sequence DNA region contains:
- the SRRM2 gene encoding serine/arginine repetitive matrix protein 2 isoform X2, translating into MYNGIGLPTPRGSGTNGYVQRNLSLVRGRRGERPDYKGEEELRRLEAALVKRPNPDILDHERKRRVELRCLELEEMMEEQGYEEQQIQEKVATFRLMLLEKDVNPGGKEETPGQRPAVTETHQLAELNEKKNERLRAAFGISDSYVDGSSFDPQRRAREAKQPAPEPPKPYSLVRESSSSRSPTPKQKKKKKKKDRGRRSESSSPRRERKKSSKKKKHRSESESKKRKHRSPTPKSKRKSKDKKRKRSRSTTPAPKSRRAHRSTSADSASSSDTSRSRSRSTAAKTHTTALTGRSPSPVSGRRGEGDAPSKEPGTANTGQPSSPEPSTKLPSSPHENKDKEKEKSGIRPSPSPERSSTGPEPPAPTPLLAEQHGGSPQPLATTTLSQEPVNPPSEGSPTRGRSLPKSPEKPPQSSSESCPPSPQPTKVSRHASSSPESPKPAPAPGSRREISSSPASKSRSHGRGKRDKSHSHTPSRRVGRSRSPTTTKRGRSRSRTPTKRGHSRSRSPQWRRSRSAQRWGRSRSPQRRGRSRSPQRPGWSRSRNTQRRGRSRSARRGRSHSRSPATRGRSRSRTPARRARSRSRTPARRRSRSRTPARRRSRSRTPARRGRSRSRTPVRRRSRTRSPVRRRSRSRSPARRSGRSRSRTPARRGRSRSRTPARRGRSRSRTPARRGRSRSRTPARRGRSRSRTPARRRSRSRSVVRRGRSHSRTPQRRGRSGSSSERKNKSRTSQRRSRSNSSPEMKKSRISSRRSRSLSSPRSKAKSRLSLRRSLSGSSPCPKQKSRTPPRRSRSGSSQPKAKSRTPPRRSRSGSSPPSNQKSKTPSRQSCCSSSPQPKVKSGTPPRQGSVTSPQANEQSATPQIQSRSESSPDPEVKSATPSRHSCSGSSPPRVKSSTPPRRSRSGSSSPQPKVKAITSPVQSHSGSSSPSPSRVTSKTPPRQSRSESPCSKMESRLLQRQSRSRSSSPDTKVKPGTPPRQSYSGSTSPCPKVKPQTPSGHSLSESKSPCSQEKSKDSPAQSSGSFSLCPGIKSSTPPGELYYAASSLQQKGQSQTSPDPRSDTSSPEMKQSHSESPSLQSKSQTPLMGGQSRSSSPVTELAPKSPARPERSELSSPRLKSGLSPEQSKSQSDSSPYPAMDSKSFLGQSRLEPSELKEKSVLLLQEDFTASSSIPRDKLSPLPVQDKPDSSPVLRETPKTPPRERGGVGSSPDTKDQSVLAKPSQDEELMEVVEKSEESSNRVLSHLSPELKEVAGSNFESSPEIEERPTVCLTVDQSQSQTSLEAEVPAVASIWSGPHFSPEHKELSNSPPRENSFGSPLEFRNSGPVAEMNTGFSPEVKEDLNGSFPNQLETDPYIDTKEQSTRSSRRSSSELSPDAVEKAGMSSNQSVSSPVLDAVPRTPSRERSSSASPELKDGLPRTPSRRSRSGSSPGLRDGSGTPSRHSLSGSSPGMKDIPRTPSRGRSECDSSPEPKALPQTPRPRSRSPSSPELNNKGLTPQRERSGSESSVEQKTVARTPLGQRSRSGSSQELDGKPSASPQERSESDSSPDSKAKTRVLLRERSRSGSSPEVESKSRPSPRHSRSGSSPEVKDKPRAVPRAQSGSDSSPEPKAPALRALPRRSRSGSSSKGRGPSPEGSSSSESSPEHPPKSRTARRSSRSSPEPKTKSRTPPRRHSSRSSPELTRKARLSRRSRSASSSPETRSRTPPRRRRSPSVSSPEPAEKSRSSRRRRSASSPRAKTTSRRGRSPSPKPRGLQRSRSRSRREKTRTTRRRDRSGSSQSTSRRRQRSRSRSRVTRRRRGGSGYHSRSPARQESSRTSSRRRRGRSRTPPTSRKRSRSRTSPAPWKRSRSRASPATHRRSRSRTPLVSRRRSRSRTSPVSRRRSRSRTSVTRRRSRSRASPVSRRRSRSRTPPVTRRRSRSRTPTRRRSRSRTPPVTRRRSRSRTPPVTRRRSRSRTSPITRRRSRSRTSPVTRRRSRSRTSPVTRRRSRSRTSPVTRRRSRSRTPPAIRRRSRSRTPLLPRKRSRSRSPLAIRRRSRSRTPRTTRGKRSLTRSPPAIRRRSASGSSSDRSRSASPPATRNHSGSRTPPVALNSSRMSCFSRPSMSPTPLDRCRSPGMLEPLGSSRTPMSVLQAGGSMMDGPGPRIPDHPRTSVPENHAQSRIALALTAISLGTARPPPSMSAAGLAARMSQVPAPVPLMSLRTAPAASLASRIPAASAAAMNLASARTPAIPTAVNLADSRTPAAAAAMNLASPRTAVAPSAVNLADPRTPTAPAVNLAGARTPAALAALSLTGSGTPPAAANYPSSSRTPQAAAPANLVGPRSAHATAPVNIASSRTPPALAPASLTSARMAPALSGANLTSPRVPLSAYERVSGRTSPPLLDRARSRTPPGGPGSRTPPSALSQSRMTSERAPSPASRMVQASSQCVLPPAQDRPRSPVPSAFSDQSRALLAQTTPAAGSQSLSSGTVAKTTSSAGDHNGMLSGPASGMSHPEGGEPPVSTGAQQPSALAALQPAKERRSSSSSSSSSSSSSSSSSSSSSSSSSSGSSSSDSEGSSLPTQPEVALKRVPSPTPAPKEAVREGRPQEPTPAKRKRRSSSSSSSSSSSSSSSSSSSSSSSSSSSSSSSSSSSSSTSSSPSPAKPGPQALPKPASPKKPPPGERRSRSPRKPIDSLRDSRSLSYSPAERRRPSPQPSLRDQQSSERGSRRGQRGDSRSPGHKRRRETPSPRPVRHRSSRSP; encoded by the exons ATGTACAACGGGATCGGGCTGCCGACGCCCCGGGGCAGCGGCACCAACGGCTACGTCCAGCGCAACCTGTCCCTGGTGCGGGGCCGCCGGGGTGAGCGGCCTGACTACAAGGGAGAGGAGGAACTGCGGCGCCTGGAGGCTGCCCTGGTGAAGCGGCCTAATCCTGACATCCTGGACCACGAGCGCAAGCGGCGCGTGGAGCTGCGATGCCTCGAGCTGGAGGAGATGATGgaagagcaggg GTACGAGGAACAGCAAATTCAGGAAAAAGTGGCTACCTTTCGACTCATGTTGCTGGAGAAGGATGTGAACCCTGGGGGCAAGGAAGAGACCCCAGGACAGAGGCCAGC ggTAACTGAGACTCACCAGTTGGCAGAactgaatgagaagaaaaatgagcGACTCCGTGCTGCCTTTGGCATCAGTGATTCGTATGTGGATGGCAGCTCTTTTGATCCTCAGCGTCGTGCTCGAGAAGCTAAACAACCAGCTCCAGAACCTCCCAAACCTTATAG CCTTGTCCGGGAATCCAGCAGTTCTCGCTCACCAACcccaaagcaaaagaagaaaaaaaagaagaaagatagagGGCG CAGGTCAGAGAGCAGCTCTCCTCGACgagaaaggaagaagagctcTAAGAAGAAGAAACACAG GTCAGAGTCGGAATCCAAAAAACGAAAGCATAG GTCTCCCACTCCAAAGAGCAAACGTAAATCTAAGGACAAGAAGCGGAAGCG GTCTCGAAGTACAACACCAGCCCCCAAGAGCCGCCGGGCCCACCGTTCAACGTCTGCTgactctgcttcctcttctgatACTTCTCGCAGTCG GTCTCGAAGTACGGCAGCAAAAACCCATACAACTGCCTTGACTGGGCGAAGTCCTTCCCCCGTTTCAGGGCGTCGAGGGGAGGGAGATGCGCCTTCTAAAGAACCAGGTACCGCCAATACAGGGCAGCCTAGCAGCCCAGAGCCCTCTACAAAGCTGCCTAGCAGTCCtcatgaaaacaaagataaagagaaggag AAATCTGGAATTCGACCTAGCCCCTCTCCGGAAAGGAGCAGCACAGGCCCAGAACCACCTGCTCCCACTCCGCTCCTTGCTGAGCAACATGGCGGCTCCCCGCAACCCCTTGCAACAACCACCTTAAGTCAGGAGCCAGTGAACCCCCCATCTGAGGGTTCCCCAACCAGGGGCCGTTCACTACCTAAGTCTCCTGAGAAACCTCCCCAGTCTTCTTCAGAGAGCTGCCCACCATCCCCTCAACCTACCAAAGTTTCTCGACATGCCAGCTCTTCCCCTGAAAGTCCTAAACCTGCACCAGCTCCTGGGTCCCGCCGAGAGATTTCTTCTTCTCCCGCATCCAAGAGTCGCTCACATGGCCGGGGAAAGCGGGATAAGTCACATTCTCATACCCCTTCTCGAAGAGTTGGGAGGTCCCGTAGCCCTACTACTACCAAGAGGGGGCGATCTCGGTCTCGAACCCCTACCAAGAGGGGTCATTCTCGGTCCCGGTCCCCTCAGTGGCGTAGGTCCCGGTCTGCACAGAGGTGGGGACGTTCCAGAAGTCCCCAGCGACGTGGCCGCTCTAGGTCTCCTCAGAGACCAGGCTGGTCTAGAAGCAGAAATACCCAGAGAAGAGGTAGGTCTAGATCAGCAAGGCGAGGCAGGTCACACTCTAGATCCCCAGCCACTAGGGGCAGATCACGTTCTAGAACGCCAGCCCGCCGGGCCAGGTCTCGCTCTAGAACACCTGCCAGGCGGAGGTCACGATCCAGAACACCTGCCAGGCGGAGGTCACGCTCTAGAACACCAGCCCGGCGGGGCAGGTCTCGCTCTAGAACACCTGTTAGGCGCAGATCTAGGACTCGGTCGCCAGTACGACGGAGGTCTCGTAGCAGATCACCAGCCAGGAGAAGTGGCAGGTCACGCTCTAGAACCCCAGCCAGACGTGGTCGGTCACGCTCTAGAACCCCAGCCAGAAGAGGGAGATCTCGGTCTAGAACACCTGCAAGACGAGGACGATCTCGGTCTAGGACACCCGCAAGACGAGGACGATCTCGGTCTAGGACACCTGCAAGACGAAGATCTCGTAGTAGAAGTGTAGTTAGACGAGGAAGATCTCACTCTAGAACACCACAAAGAAGAGGCAGATCTGGTTCATCATCAGAACGGAAGAACAAATCCAGGACGTCACAGAGAAGAAGCAGGTCCAACTCAAGCCCAGAAATGAAAAAGTCTCGCATTTCTTCAAGGCGGAGCAGGTCTCTTTCTTCACCACGGTCCAAAGCAAAATCTCGCTTGTCTTTGAGGCGAAGCCTTTCAGGATCATCTCCGTGTCctaaacaaaagtctaggacacCACCGAGGCGCAGTCGCTCTGGATCATCCCAACCAAAAGCTAAGTCCAGAACACCACCAAGGCGAAGTCGGTCTGGTTCTTCACCTCCTTCTAATCAGAAATCTAAGACACCATCAAGACAGAGTTGTTGCAGTTCATCTCCTCAACCTAAAGTGAAGTCTGGAACACCACCAAGGCAAGGGTCTGTAACAAGTCCCCAGGCAAATGAACAATCTGCAACACCACAAATACAGAGCCGTTCAGAATCATCACCTGACCCTGAGGTGAAATCTGCAACCCCTTCAAGACATAGCTGCTCTGGGTCCTCTCCTCCTAGAGTAAAATCTAGCACACCTCCGAGACGGAGCCGATCTGGGTCATCCTCTCCACAACCCAAAGTCAAGGCAATAACATCACCAGTCCAAAGCCATTCTGGCTCCTCTTCTCCTAGTCCTAGTAGGGTGACATCTAAAACACCGCCAAGGCAAAGCAGATCAGAGTCTCCTTGCTCCAAGATGGAATCTAGATTGTTGCAAAGACAGAGCCGTTCTAGGTCCTCCTCACCAGATACCAAAGTGAAACCTGGAACACCACCAAGACAAAGTTACTCAGGGTCTACTTCGCCATGCCCTAAAGTAAAGCCCCAAACTCCATCAGGGCACAGTCTTAGTGAATCAAAATCACCATGTTCCCAAGAGAAGTCTAAAGACTCACCAGCACAAAGTTCAggatccttctctctctgtccaggAATAAAGTCTAGCACACCACCAGGAGAGCTGTATTATGCAGCCTCCTCTTTGCAACAGAAAGGACAGTCTCAAACTTCACCAGATCCTAGATCTGATACTTCAAGTCCAGAAATGAAACAGAGTCATTCTGAGTCTCCATCTCTGCAGAGCAAATCTCAGACACCTCTTATGGGTGGCCAGTCCAGGTCCTCATCTCCAGTCACTGAGCTGGCACCCAAATCTCCAGCAAGACCAGAAAGAAGTGAATTGTCAAGTCCTAGGCTAAAATCTGGACTGTCTCCTGAGCAAAGCAAGTCCCAATCTGACTCTTCCCCATATCCTGCAATGGACTCTAAATCTTTTCTGGGGCAGAGTAGATTGGAGCCTTCTGAATTGAAAGAGAAATCAGTCTTACTCCTTCAGGAGGATTTTACTGCATCATCTTCCATACCAAGAGACAAATTGAGTCCTCTTCCAGTGCAGGATAAGCCTGATTCCTCACCAGTACTCAGAGAAACACCTAAAACCCCGCCAAGGGAAAGAGGTGGTGTTGGATCATCTCCAGATACGAAAGACCAAAGTGTGTTAGCTAAGCCAAGCCAAGATGAGGAATTAATGGAAGTGGTAGAGAAATCTGAAGAATCCTCAAACCGGGTTCTCTCCCATTTGTCTCCCGAACTTAAAGAAGTCGCTGGAAGTAACTTTGAATCATCTCCTGAAATAGAAGAAAGACCCACTGTGTGTTTGACTGTTGACCAAAGTCAGTCACAGACTTCTTTGGAAGCAGAAGTCCCTGCAGTGGCCTCAATTTGGAGTGGGCCACATTTTTCTCCAGAACATAAAGAACTGTCTAACTCTCCTCCACGGGAGAATAGCTTTGGGTCACCTTTAGAATTTAGAAACTCAGGCCCTGTTGCAGAAATGAATACTGGATTTTCTCCTGAAGTTAAAGAAGATTTGAATGGCTCTTTTCCTAATCAGCTGGAGACAGATCCGTATATAGATACGAAAGAACAATCAACAAGGTCCTCTAGACGCAGCAGTTCAGAGTTATCCCCAGATGCAGTAGAAAAAGCTGGAATGTCTTCAAATCAGAGTGTTTCTTCACCAGTACTTGATGCAGTACCCAGAACACCATCAAGAGAAAGAAGTAGCTCTGCATCTCCTGAGCTGAAAGATGGTTTACCCAGAACCCCTTCAAGGAGAAGTAGGTCTGGGTCTTCTCCAGGACTTAGAGATGGGTCTGGGACTCCCTCAAGACACAGCTTATCTGGGTCCTCTCCTGGAATGAAAGATATACCTAGAACACCATCCAGGGGGAGAAGTGAATGTGATTCTTCTCCCGAACCAAAAGCTTTGCCTCAGACTCCTAGACCAAGAAGTCGTTCACCATCATCCCCGGAGCTCAACAACAAGGGTCTTACCCCCCAGAGAGAAAGAAGTGGTTCAGAATCTTCAGTTGAACAGAAGACTGTGGCTAGGACTCCTCTTGGGCAGAGAAGTCGATCTGGATCTTCTCAAGAACTTGATGGGAAACCAAGTGCATCCCCTCAAGAGAGAAGTGAGTCAGACTCTTCTCCAGATTCTAAAGCTAAGACACGAGTACTGCTTAGAGAAAGGAGTCGCTCTGGATCATCTCCAGAGGTCGAGAGCAAATCTCGACCTTCTCCTCGGCACAGTAGATCTGGCTCATCTCCTGAAGTTAAAGATAAGCCAAGAGCAGTACCCAGGGCACAGAGTGGTTCTGATTCCTCTCCTGAACCCAAGGCTCCTGCCCTTCGAGCTCTTCCCAGACGAAGCAGATCGGGGTCATCAAGTAAAGGCAGAGGCCCTTCTCCTGAAGGAAGCAGCAGTTCAGAGTCCTCTCCAGAACATCCACCCAAATCTAGAACTGCTAGAAGAAGCTCTAGGTCATCACCAGAGCCCAAGACCAAATCCCGTACTCCACCTCGCCGTCACAGTTCTCGATCATCTCCTGAGCTGACTAGGAAGGCCAGACTCTCTCGTAGAAGCCGCTCTGCATCATCCTCACCAGAGACCCGTTCTAGAACTCCACCAAGACGCAGAAGAAGTCCTTCAGTGTCTTCTCCAGAGCCAGCTGAAAAGTCCAGATCCTCACGCCGTCGGCGCTCAGCTTCATCCCCACGTGCTAAGACAACTTCAAGGAGGGGCCGTTCTCCTTCACCAAAGCCTCGCGGGCTCCAGAGGTCCCGTTCCCGCTCAAGGAGGGAGAAAACCAGAACGACTCGACGTCGAGATAGGTCTGGATCTTCTCAGTCAACCTCTCGGAGAAGACAGCGGAGCCGGTCAAGGTCTCGGGTCACTCGGCGGCGGAGGGGAGGCTCTGGTTACCATTCGAGGTCTCCTGCCCGGCAGGAGAGTTCCCGAACTTCTTCCCGACGCCGAAGAGGTCGTTCTCGGACACCCCCAACCAGTCGGAAGCGGTCCCGCTCACGCACCTCACCAGCCCCGTGGAAACGGTCAAGGTCTCGGGCCTCTCCCGCCACTCACAGGCGATCCCGGTCCAGAACACCGCTGGTTAGCCGCCGTAGGTCGAGGTCTCGAACTTCACCAGTCAGTCGGAGACGATCAAGGTCCAGGACATCAGTGACTCGACGAAGATCTCGATCCAGAGCATCCCCAGTGAGTCGAAGGCGATCCAGGTCTAGAACACCACCAGTAACCCGCCGTCGTTCAAGGTCCAGAACACCAACGCGCCGCCGCTCCCGTTCTAGAACTCCGCCAGTGACCCGAAGAAGGTCTAGATCTAGGACTCCACCAGTAACCAGGAGGCGATCTCGAAGCAGAACTTCTCCTATCACTCGTAGAAGATCAAGATCCAGGACATCTCCAGTCACCCGTAGGAGATCTCGATCTCGCACATCTCCAGTAACTCGAAGGAGGTCCCGCTCTCGAACCTCTCCAGTCACACGCCGCCGATCACGGTCCCGAACACCTCCAGCTATTCGGCGCCGCTCCAGGTCTCGGACCCCACTGTTGCCACGCAAACGGTCTCGAAGTCGCTCTCCACTTGCTATCCGCCGCCGTTCTAGATCCCGTACTCCGCGAACAACTCGGGGCAAGCGGTCCTTAACAAGATCTCCTCCTGCCATCCGAAGGCGTTCTGCATCTGGAAGCAGTTCAGATCGCTCACGGTCTGCTAGTCCTCCAGCAACAAGGAATCATTCTGGTTCTCGGACACCTCCAGTAGCACTCAATAGCTCTAGAATGAGCTGCTTCAGTCGTCCTAGCATGTCACCAACACCTCTGGACCGCTGTAGATCACCTGGAATGCTCGAACCCCTTGGCAGTTCTAGAACACCCATGTCTGTCCTGCAAGCTGGTGGCTCCATGATGGATGGTCCAGGTCCCCGAATTCCTGATCACCCAAGAACATCTGTGCCAGAAAATCATGCACAGTCAAGAATTGCACTTGCCCTGACAGCCATCAGTCTTGGCACTGCGCGGCCACCTCCATCCATGTCTGCTGCTGGCCTTGCTGCAAGAATGTCCCAAGTTCCAGCTCCAGTGCCTCTCATGAGTCTCAGAACGGCCCCAGCTGCCAGCCTTGCCAGCAGGATTCCTGCAGCCTCTGCAGCAGCCATGAACCTGGCCAGTGCCAGGACACCTGCCATACCAACAGCAGTGAACCTGGCTGATTCAAGAACACCAGCTGCTGCAGCAGCCATGAACTTGGCCAGCCCCAGAACAGCAGTGGCACCCTCTGCCGTGAACCTTGCTGACCCTCGCACCCCTACAGCTCCAGCTGTGAACCTAGCAGGAGCCAGAACCCCAGCTGCTCTGGCAGCTTTGAGTCTCACCGGCTCTGGCACACCTCCAGCTGCTGCAAACTATCCTTCCAGCTCCAGAACACCCCAGGCTGCAGCGCCTGCAAACCTGGTGGGTCCTAGATCTGCACATGCCACAGCTCCTGTGAATATTGCCAGCTCAAGAACTCCTCCTGCCTTGGCACCTGCAAGCCTCACCAGTGCTAGAATGGCTCCAGCCTTGTCTGGCGCAAACCTTACCAGCCCCAGGGTGCCCCTCTCTGCTTATGAGCGCGTTAGTGGTAGAACCTCACCACCGCTTCTTGACCGAGCCAGATCCAGAACCCCACCAGGAGGGCCAGGTTCCAGAACCCCACCATCTGCCCTGAGCCAGTCTAGAATGACCTCTGAGCgggctccctctcctgcctctagAATGGTCCAGGCTTCCTCACAGTGTGTTCTTCCTCCAGCTCAGGATAGACCTAGGTCCCCTGTGCCATCTGCTTTTTCTGACCAGTCCCGAGCTTTGCTTGCCCAGACCACCCCTGCAGCAGGGTCTCAGTCCCTTTCCTCTGGGACAGTGGCCAAGACCACGTCTTCTGCTGGTGACCACAATGGCATGCTCTCTGGCCCTGCCTCTGGCATGTCCCATCCTGAGGGTGGGGAACCACCTGTCTCCACGGGGGCCCAGCAGCCTTCTGCATTGGCCGCCCTGCAGCCGGCAAAGGAGCGGCGgagttcctcctcctcctcctcctccagctcctcttcCTCATCGTCGTCATCATCgtcgtcttcctcctcctcctcttccggTTCCAGTTCTAGCGACTCAGAGGGCTCTAGCCTTCCTACTCAACCTGAGGTAGCACTGAAGAG GGtacccagccccaccccagccccaaagGAGGCTGTTCGAGAGGGACGTCCTCAGGAGCCTACCCCAGCCAAGCGGAAGAGGCGCTCTAGTAGCTCCAGTTCCagctcttcttcttcctcttcgtcctcctcgtcctcctcctcttcctcctcctcttcctcctcctcttcctcctcctcctcttcctcctcttctacttcttcctccccctcccctgctaaGCCTGGCCCTCAGGCCTTGCCCAAACCTGCAAGCCCTAAGAAGCCGCCCCCTGGCGAGAGGAG GTCCCGTAGCCCCCGGAAGCCAATAGACTCTCTCCGAGACTCTCGGTCTCTCAGCTACTCGCCTGCGGAGCGCCGCCGCCCCTCGCCCCAGCCCTCGCTACGGGACCAGCAGAG CAGTGAGCGGGGTTCCCGCAGAGGCCAGCGTGGGGACAGCCGCTCCCCAGGCCACAAGCGCAGGAGGGAGACACCCAGCCCCCGGCCTGTGCGGCACCGTTCCTCCAG GTCTCCTTGA